AACTTTCATCCGGGAGCAGCTTTAGATACCTCTAAAGGACAGTGTCTTGATACAATCATTCAAAGCTTTCTTTTAACTGCTCCTTTGTTTGAACAATCTCCCTCTCTGATGGTTCTATTAGAAACTACTGCAGGCCAAGGCTCATTGGTGGGTAGCTCTTTTGAGGAACTTGCTTACCTTGTAAACGGGTTAAAAAACTTTGTTCCTATCGGAGTTTGTCTAGATACATGCCACGTTTTTGCCGCAGGATATGACATCTCGACGCCAGAGGGCTGGAACTCTGTATTGAACCATTTTGATTCAACTATAGGTCTTGCCTATCTTCGAGCCTTCCATCTGAATGACTCTGTCTTCCCTTGCGGCAAGAACAAAGACCGCCACGCCCCTTTAGGAGAAGGCTTTATAGGACTAAAATGCTTTGAATTTTTGATGAACGATCCAAGAACTCGAATTATCCCCAAGTACCTGGAAACTCCCGGCGGGCCAGATTTATGGCAGAAGGAAATCCGGATACTTAAAGAGCTCGCATGAGACTATCAAGCGAGCCCTTAGTTGACAAACAAGCCTGCGTTCTTGCCTACGTCCTGTGAGACAGGAACTCACAGATTAGAGGCACGTTAATAGGCAAAGGAAGTTGCCCCTCTACTTGATCAGCTTCTGGAGAAGAAACCAACACCCCTTTATACTTAGACTTATCCAAAGATATGTAAGAAGGCAGGGAGGACTCATCCTTAGCTTCCAGCGCCTCACAGACCATCTTCATACGCTTGGATTTCTCACCTAAAGTAATCTCCATTCCTGGGCGCACAAAAAAAGACCTCCTATCAACTCTCTTCCCATTAACCAAAACATGCCCATGAGAAACCAGTTGTTGTGCAGCAAAGATTGTTTTGGCAAAACCCATTCTATAAACAAGATTATCCAATCGGCACTCAAACCTTTCCAAAAACAACTGAGCGGTATTCCCGTTCTTCCTCTCAGCTTCTTTGAAAGCCTTGACCAGTTGTCTCTCCATGACCATGCCGTAGCAGGCCTTCAATTTCTGCTTCTCTTCCAACTGAGCTCCGTACTCAGATTTTTTTCTTCTTTGCGCTCCGTGCTGTCCTGGAGGGTTCGCCTTTCGCAAGAGAGGATTGCGGCTTCTACCAAAAATGTTTGCTCCGAACCGACGAGCTATTCTGTTCTTAGGACCACAATATCGAGCCATTATCCACCTTATAGTTCTTGCCATGGACTCAAGGTCCACGACGTTCCATATCGAATGATCAAAAATACGAGTTAGTGCATCATTCTATTACTCGAAGGGAATTTTCTACAATGGAATTATTTTCCTCTTTCTGCTAAGCTCGTCCCCATGAAAAAAGATTATTATGCTCTAGCTTATTATTTATTTACTAAAGTCGAAGACCCTCACCTGGAGGTCGCCTTGCATAAGGAACTGTTCCGAGGGATGGACGTCAGTTGTCGCATTTACATCTCAGAAGAGGGTATTAATGGCCAGTTTAGTGGTTTTTTGCCGGACGCTGAAGCGTACATGGCCTGGTTAAAAAAACGCCCGGCGTTTTCGTCTGT
This sequence is a window from Chlamydiifrater volucris. Protein-coding genes within it:
- the rpsD gene encoding 30S ribosomal protein S4, whose product is MARYCGPKNRIARRFGANIFGRSRNPLLRKANPPGQHGAQRRKKSEYGAQLEEKQKLKACYGMVMERQLVKAFKEAERKNGNTAQLFLERFECRLDNLVYRMGFAKTIFAAQQLVSHGHVLVNGKRVDRRSFFVRPGMEITLGEKSKRMKMVCEALEAKDESSLPSYISLDKSKYKGVLVSSPEADQVEGQLPLPINVPLICEFLSHRT
- a CDS encoding deoxyribonuclease IV → MKIIAHPDKPLLGAHTSTAGGLHNALIEGQEIGASTVQLFTANQRQWRRKPLKEEAIAEFFRIKEQTNLTYLMSHASYLINPGSPNRETLTKSRECLYQEIQDCISLGISFVNFHPGAALDTSKGQCLDTIIQSFLLTAPLFEQSPSLMVLLETTAGQGSLVGSSFEELAYLVNGLKNFVPIGVCLDTCHVFAAGYDISTPEGWNSVLNHFDSTIGLAYLRAFHLNDSVFPCGKNKDRHAPLGEGFIGLKCFEFLMNDPRTRIIPKYLETPGGPDLWQKEIRILKELA